The genome window GCAATTCTTGGCAAAATAGGGTATAGGACAAGTCGCGACTTATCCCTGCGAAATATTCATTCGTGTAATTCGTGGCAAAACAGGGTATACCTGGCTGCGTTCCCGGTAAACTGCCCCTGCTGCAACTCAATGAGCACAACAGAAGCAAACAAGAGTTCATAATTCATTCCGCCGCGGCGGATAATACTTCATAATTATTTAATGAGCATCATCTTTTTCACCTGTGTGATTTTGCCCGCTGATATCTTATAGTAATAGACCCCGCTGCTCAGCCCTGAACCGTCAAACACAATTTCTTTTTGACCTGCCGGCTCAATCTGATTAACCGGTGTGGCAATCAGTTCTCCTGATGCTGAGTAGATATCAACACGGACCTCCGTCATCTCAGGCAGATGATACCTGATAACGGTTGAAGGATTAAAAGGATTGGGATAATTCTGCTCAAGTACAAATCCTTCAGGAACTGCTGCTTCCTGATCAACACCCGTCAGCACGCCGTTAAGCGCTCTTCTATATACGCCGCCAAATGATGTGGAAGCGTAGAGCAGACTGTCATCCGCGGCGATGCCAAAGACATATCCGTCACTCAGCCCCTCGCTGATATTCACCCAGGTTGCCCCGAAATCAGTTGACCGGTAAACACCGCTTCCGAAGGTGCCTGCAAAAAGATTCTGCTCAACCACGGTAAGCTCTTCGATATATTCATTGTCAATTCCCGCATCAGCGCTCACCCAGGTTTGACCGTCATTGGTTGATTTATAAATACCGCTTCCGAATGGGGCGGCATACAGAGCACCATTCAGCACAGCCATGTTCATAATAAAGCTGCCCTGAATTCCGCTGTTGCGGAAAAGCCAGGTTTCCCCGTTATTGCTGCTCATATATACACCTGCTTCTGTACCGGCGAAAATCAGATCTCCCTTCACCGCGAATGAGCGCACATTAAACCAGGAGAGCCCGGCTGATGAGGATGACCAGTTAAGCCCGCGGTTTGTTGACTTATATATCCCTCCGCTGAAGGTACCCGCGAAAAGGATTCCGTCTTTTTCGGTTACGGTGCGCACATCCGGATCAGTAAGACCGCTGCCTCTCTCTGTCCAGTTCTGCCCGTTGTCTGATGAGTAATAGAGTCCGTAACCTGTTGCCAGATATAACCCGTCATGTGCAGCCAAAAGATCATTAAGCTCCTGCGAAACAAGCCCGCTGCTCATAAACTGCCATTCGTTTCCTTTATCAGATGAGCGGTAAAGGCCCGCCCCACCGTCAACCGCGGCATATACATACTCTCCTGCGGTTTTCACGAATCGGGTACTGTAATAATTGAGCCCTTTGCTGCTGAGACCCCATGCTATGCCTGCATTGACTGATTTATACAGACCCCCTCCTGCAGTTCCGGCAAAGAGCAGAGCACCGTCAGCGAATATACTTCTTATCTCTTTGTAATATATCTGCTGTGAAACAGCT of Ignavibacteriales bacterium contains these proteins:
- a CDS encoding T9SS type A sorting domain-containing protein, coding for MTRNSMFLTVMLMTIVTVTGLRAEWTPTSGPVSSTVTSIVRQNGTFYASTTGGGIYRSYDAGENWYKADAGLPNLFVDVLAGNSTMLIAGTAGSGLYVSHDGGESWYLTAPELAQNYVVSLAASDQYILAGLGNALYLSRDGALTWNKVTQIPENATPLSLAIRDELMIAGTTAGVYITSDRGETWVLSNNGLASIFTGSVYISPAGIFAGTASGIYRSTNQGSSWSRVSSGLPSTFVNTLSGSGDTLYAGTTSAGIYRSVNGGQNWTAVSQQIYYKEIRSIFADGALLFAGTAGGGLYKSVNAGIAWGLSSKGLNYYSTRFVKTAGEYVYAAVDGGAGLYRSSDKGNEWQFMSSGLVSQELNDLLAAHDGLYLATGYGLYYSSDNGQNWTERGSGLTDPDVRTVTEKDGILFAGTFSGGIYKSTNRGLNWSSSSAGLSWFNVRSFAVKGDLIFAGTEAGVYMSSNNGETWLFRNSGIQGSFIMNMAVLNGALYAAPFGSGIYKSTNDGQTWVSADAGIDNEYIEELTVVEQNLFAGTFGSGVYRSTDFGATWVNISEGLSDGYVFGIAADDSLLYASTSFGGVYRRALNGVLTGVDQEAAVPEGFVLEQNYPNPFNPSTVIRYHLPEMTEVRVDIYSASGELIATPVNQIEPAGQKEIVFDGSGLSSGVYYYKISAGKITQVKKMMLIK